In one Oncorhynchus masou masou isolate Uvic2021 chromosome 23, UVic_Omas_1.1, whole genome shotgun sequence genomic region, the following are encoded:
- the LOC135510334 gene encoding ribonuclease kappa-A-like, protein MVSCLFCGPKLAACGIVISIWGVIMLAMLGIFFTTHSAMLIEDVPFKEEDMHNDQDPLHTINKLYNQVGYNCFIAAGIYVLVAALSFCQIKLNHRKEYMVR, encoded by the exons ATGGTTTCATGTTTATTTTGCGGTCCCAAGTTGGCCGCCTGCGGTATTGTCATCAGCATCTGGGGAGTCATAATGCTG gcgATGTTGGGTATTTTCTTCACCACCCACTCTGCAATGCTGATAGAGGATGTGCCTTTCAAAGAGGAAGACATGCACAATGA tcaagaTCCTCTCCACACCATCAACAAACTCTATAACCAGGTTGGATACAACTGTTTCATCGCAGCTGGTATCTATGTGCTGGTTGCCGCTCTCTCCTTTTGCCAGATTAAACTCAACCATCGCAAGGAGTACATGGTGCGCTAG